A part of Aspergillus oryzae RIB40 DNA, chromosome 7 genomic DNA contains:
- a CDS encoding RNA helicase aquarius (DEAD box containing helicases), whose amino-acid sequence MAHGLDSRPSVEDFREDSVWVQLAKTHWLETPKVRKVKQDVIKKDIWDPLEADNFNFRSLLTLENLNILEKFLWPTYTEDASNYHVLLLALIVTVKQREHLPIWDIFSDRPDDFSNLFHRILSMSIDQSLLTSSRLSIVSFIISSFQSLENVLIRKECAPLVSISIWHNLSSDDAREQVLGKGPTLKKAWRAAAKRYDAADEAAKAKMRFDRSWLYTMLLDFLQRLNGTEKDQVDNLRYCERFLEFLVDLESQLPTRRYVNTLLKDLNILPVIRLSKLYRSSENALFRDLYNLLKHFATFSIDDYTGESLSPQAVYDTHCQELAHLQRTSMKYFKDKLMILALSNYGSIEQRPELEGQLSSLDDSELRSLCSHLGFRTDYPKQCQITPDRHLYLEILLSFYERKAPFQDAVSRLSIVPTEENLYDPALLRNETYDGSKPLAIPKLNLQYLSLGDFLWRSFLLYRSEAFFQIRKDMETIVKRMQPRASRDGKSLTFDGFSRMAIPISKPAIIEVAPPKVGFSNPAFVRAEIVIEVGRLADHVRMEWESLRPDDVVFLLAVQPGAANKMAFQDPTLTDSPSLTHLRTAEIVQVLDENGRPLREPVSGQTNGHRSRPRIRRLLVNLDPDAFKVDKDRSMQGKPDIYPLVNVVARRKGRENNFKSILETMQRLIVSDIALPSWLQDIFLGYGDPAGARYTELPNRLKSVDFRDTFLDWQHLIESFPGTTIEPSGEETSSFGPPYVLEYVEDSQKTPSTNASKKRRRDQTEKKDKSSYSLRVSTYKPPNPGPYPVDAPKLNSVRFTPAQVEAIASGTQPGLTIIVGPPGTGKTDVATQIINNLYHNFPNERTLLVAHSNQALNQLFQKIVALDIDERHLLRLGHGEEELETESSYSKYGRVESFLDNRNFYLSEVTRLASSIGAQGAHGNSCETAGYFNTVYIQPAWAKFWDQARTENISLEEIIAAFPFHAYFSNAPQPVFDSSSPKEAVLDVAEGCQRHIDKIFSELEDIRPFEILRQPKDKANYLLVKEARIIAMTSTHAAMRRQEIADLGFHYDNVVMEEAAQITEIESFIPSALQTMKDGQLPLKRVVLCGDHLQNSPIIQNLAFRQYAHFEQSLFLRLVRLGVPVIILDQQGRSRRSIAELFRWRYKQLGDLPVVETADEFKQANAGFQFDYQFINVPDYQGAGEREPTPHFIQNLGEAEYAVALFQYMRLLGYPASKISILATYAGQTALIKDVLNHRCAKNALFGMPKIVTTVDKYQGEQNDYVILSLTRTRTVGYLRDVRRLTVALSRARLGLYILGRREVFESCYELKPAFDLLFQRPDKLMLAPGEMFPTTRSLDDEIQGTPMEGVEHLGQYVFEMTQAKLKAIGEQDIMVEDAMPNDEEGLVDEDEIMLGAGEEPDEDPLHEHVFTGA is encoded by the exons ATGGCGCACGGCCTTGATTCCAGGCCCAGCGTTGAAGATTTTCGCGAAGACAGCGTGTGGGTGCAGCTAGCCAAAACTCACTGGCTCGAGACACCCAAGGTCCGGAAAGTCAAGCAGGATGTCATTAAGAAGGATATATGGGACCCCCTCGAAGCGGACAATTTCAACTTTCGCTCACTTCTAACATTGGAAAATTTGAATATTTTAGAGAA GTTTCTTTGGCCGACCTACACAGAAGATGCCTCGAACTACCATGTACTGCTGCTGGCGCTGATTGTCACTGTCAAGCAGCGGGAACACCTACCGATATGGG ACATCTTCTCCGACCGACCGGATGATTTTTCCAACCTTTTCCATCGAATTCTATCCATGAGTATCGACCAGTCCCTTCTTACATCGTCGCGCCTGTCCATCGTATCCTTCATAATTAGCTCTTTTCAATCCCTCGAGAATGTTTTGATACGGAAGGAATGTGCACCTCTggtttcaatttcaatctgGCACAATCTCTCGAGTGACGATGCACGAGAACAGGTGCTCGGAAAGGGCCCAAcgttgaagaaagcatgGAGAGCTGCCGCGAAGCGATATGACGCAGCAGACGAAGCGGCCAAAGCAAAGATGAGGTTTGACCGGTCATGGCTCTACACAATGcttctcgattttcttcaGAGATTGAACGGCACGGAGAAAGACCAGGTAGATAACCTGCGTTACTGTGAGAGGTTTCTTGAATTCCTAGTGGATTTAGAAAGTCAACTTCCCACGAGACGATATGTCAACACTTTGCTGAAAGACCTCAACATTCTACCAGTCATTCGTTTATCAAAGCTCTACCGTTCTTCGGAGAATGCGCTATTCCGTGACTTGTATAATCTATTAAAACATTTCGCTACATTTTCAATTGATGATTATACAGGAGAGAGTCTGTCACCCCAGGCAGTGTATGATACTCACTGCCAGGAGCTAGCCCACTTGCAGCGAACTTCCATGAAATACTTTAAGGACAAATTGATGATTCTAGCTTTGTCAAATTACGGTTCAATTGAGCAGCGTCCGGAGCTGGAAGGGCAGCTATCTTCTTTAGACGACTCTGAGCTCCGAAGCCTTTGTTCACATCTCGGATTTCGGACAGACTATCCAAAACAATGTCAAATTACGCCCGATCGCCATCTGTATCTAGAAATACTCTTGTCCTTTTACGAGCGCAAGGCACCATTCCAGGATGCTGTATCACGCCTAAGTATTGTTCCGACGGAAGAAAATCTTTACGACCCAGCTTTACTGCGGAATGAAACCTATGACGGATCTAAGCCACTTGCAATTCCAAAATTGAATCTTCAGTACTTGAGCCTCGGGGATTTTCTATGGCGTTCGTTTCTCTTGTATCGATCCGAAGCCTTCTTCCAGATCCGCAAAGATATGGAGACGATTGTCAAGCGTATGCAGCCCCGAGCCAGTCGAGACGGCAAAAGTCTGACTTTTGATGGATTCTCCCGGATGGCTATCCCTATTTCGAAACCTGCTATCATCGAGGTTGCGCCCCCGAAGGTTGGCTTCTCAAATCCAGCTTTTGTCCGAGCTGAGATCGTGATTGAGGTTGGTAGGCTGGCAGACCACGTCCGGATGGAATGGGAGTCGCTCCGGCCCGACGACGTGGTTTTCCTTCTGGCTGTGCAGCCTGGCGCTGCAAACAAAATGGCGTTCCAGGACCCAACCCTAACTGATAGCCCCAGCCTAACGCACCTCAGGACAGCGGAAATTGTGCAGGTACTTGATGAAAACGGCCGTCCATTGCGCGAACCCGTCTCGGGGCAGACCAATGGGCATCGATCGAGGCCACGTATCAGGAGACTCTTGGTTAACCTTGACCCTGATGCCTTCAAAGTGGACAAAGATCGCAGCATGCAGGGAAAGCCAGATATCTATCCGTTGGTTAACGTAGTCGCAAGGAGAAaggggagggaaaacaaTTTCAAGTCTATACTGGAGACTATGCAAAGGCTCATTGTCTCCGACattgctcttccttcctgGCTGCAGGACATCTTTTTGGGCTATGGGGACCCTGCAGGGGCTCGTTACACAGAATTGCCGAACAGACTTAAGTCAGTCGATTTTCGCGATACGTTCTTGGACTGGCAGCATCTGATAGAGAGCTTCCCGGGGACAACAATTGAGCCTTCTGGCGAGGAGACATCAAGCTTCGGTCCCCCATATGTGCTTGAATACGTCGAAGATTCCCAAAAAACGCCTTCGACGAATGCCTCCAAGAAGCGGCGGAGAGACCAAactgagaagaaggacaaaTCGTCCTACTCACTCCGCGTTTCAACATATAAGCCGCCTAATCCAGGCCCTTACCCTGTTGATGCGCCCAAACTAAACTCTGTCCGGTTTACACCAGCTCAGGTGGAAGCCATCGCATCTGGAACACAACCTGGGTTGACTATTATTGTCGGACCTCCCGGAACTGGAAAGACGGATGTTGCAACGCAAATCATTAATAACCTTTACCATAATTTTCCCAATGAGCGCACGCTGTTGGTTGCGCACAGCAACCAGGCATTAAACCAACTTTTCCAAAAGATAGTCGCACTGGATATCGACGAACGCCACCTTTTGCGCCTTGGTCACGGTGAAGAAGAGTTGGAGACTGAGTCAAGCTATAGCAAATATGGCCGGGTTGAATCGTTCCTCGATAACCGTAACTTTTATCTCTCTGAAGTTACACGGTTAGCATCATCTATTGGAGCACAGGGCGCCCATGGAAACTCTTGCGAGACCGCCGGGTACTTCAACACCGTCTATATCCAGCCTGCATGGGCTAAGTTCTGGGACCAGGCCCGCACCGAAAATATCTCTCTTGAAGAGATCATTGCAGCCTTCCCATTTCATGCTTACTTTTCCAATGCCCCGCAGCCCGTATTCGACTCTTCGAGTCCTAAGGAAGCAGTGCTAGATGTAGCAGAAGGTTGCCAACGGCATATCGACAAGATATTCTCAGAGCTAGAAGATATCCGGCCGTTTGAGATCTTACGGCAACCGAAAGATAAGGCTAATTACCTCCTGGTGAAGGAGGCCAGGATCATTGCAATGACATCCACACATGCAGCAATGCGCCGTCAGGAGATCGCTGATCTTGGCTTTCACTATGACAATGTTGTGATGGAAGAAGCCGCACAGATCACAGAGATCGAAAGCTTCATTCCCTCCGCCTTGCAAACCATGAAGGATGGCCAGCTCCCATTGAAACGCGTGGTACTCTGCGGCGATCATCTTCAGAATTCCCCAATCATCCAAAACCTTGCATTCCGACAGTACGCGCATTTTGAACAAagtcttttccttcgcctGGTAAGACTGGGTGTCCCTGTAATTATACTGGATCAGCAGGGTCGTTCGAGACGGAGCATCGCGGAACTATTTCGGTGGCGTTACAAGCAACTGGGAGATTTACCAGTCGTTGAGACAGCCGATGAGTTCAAGCAGGCGAATGCTGGGTTTCAGTTCGATTACCAATTCATCAACGTTCCTGATTACCAGGGCGCAGGTGAACGGGAGCCTACTCCTCATTTCATTCAAAACCTGGGTGAAGCAGAATACGCCGTAGCCCTCTTTCAATACATGCGGTTGCTTGGCTACCCAGCGTCGAAGATATCCATCCTTGCTACCTATGCGGGTCAAACAGCGCTGATAAAGGATGTCTTGAACCACCGATGTGCCAAGAATGCCTTGTTCGGCATGCCCAAGATCGTGACTACCGTGGACAAGTATCAGGGCGAACAAAACGATT ATGTAATTCTCTCGCTCACACGAACTCGCACTGTTGGTTACTTACGTGATGTCCGTCGTCTAACGGTTGCACTTTCTCGTGCCCGCCTGGGCCTTTACATACTAGGTCGGCGCGAGGTATTTGAGTCGTGCTATGAGCTTAAGCCAGCATTTGACCTATTATTTCAACGCCCTGACAAGCTAATGCTTGCCCCGGGCGAAATGTTTCCTACCACGCGATCGCTGGACGATGAGATTCAAGGCACACCGATGGAAGGGGTGGAACATCTTGGCCAATACGTGTTCGAAATGACCCAGGCTAAGCTCAAGGCAATAGGCGAGCAAGATATTATGGTTGAGGATGCGATGCccaatgatgaagaaggtctaGTGGATGAGGACGAGATCATGCTTGGTGCAGGTGAAGAACCAGATGAAGACCCTCTGCACGAACACGTCTTCACCGGGGCGTAG
- a CDS encoding THO complex subunit THO1/HPR1 (nuclear matrix protein), with amino-acid sequence MADEDVESIHVYRRLVDNLLTRAELVKLDKQIEPPLTETHLGEAIWKVEGDDEQVASRLSQQTQFAAVEIAFRERFYSLLATTSIDEPSFIQIWNLLDIISIFSDNEQCEPGLIFWLIEELLDSQTIDGCRKVFDYLESRRERNTKKHFKQKSLIILRSCNELLRRLSRAEDTVFCGRVFIFLFQSFPLGDKSAVNLRGEYHTENVTTFDEIPELDTSVLDEADVVMSDEQGPPTTTEGQQENNDTKAPSIADPQAPVQDQPAAPKVIISQEEGVDEKANDLNKLYPTFWGLQAYFSAPTRIFDPQHFATFRTGLEATLSAFKSVNTDLESSGTSKTSEELRKSNKRKRTSDGQEIASSFNPKYLTSRDLFDLEVNDTAFRRHVLVQALILLDFMLSLTPKAKAKLAELTNKSVLYGFVLNEDDAKWAVKMRKAIEEYLQEGVGGKFYYRMVDTVLSRDKNWVRWKAEGCPLIERPPVSVSDYLGAREHATKVYANKRLRSSPMGSLNLNFLSEGESLAGLERLKEPQRFAVPSSDSFMMGIMDDELDMDTAQTKEDKENATRAKASKTWRVLRLSAKSKLAAFDKIEDGKNLKLLFEAPQPSEGTPQVLEGTPQAHETMTKASTEGESGGSGHDHGSNSSEQGNVTVATEKGSADSKDAAAAATTTDT; translated from the exons ATGGCCGACGAAGATGTTGAATCGATACACGTCTATAGGAGATTAGTTGATAATCTTCTTACTCGAGCCGAGCTAGTCAAACTGGATAAGCAAATCGAACCTCCGTTGACAGAAACACACCTAGGAGAAGCGATCTGGAAAGTCGAAGGCGATGATGAGCAGGTTGCGAGCCGGCTTAGTCAACAGACGCAATTTGCTGCAGTTGAGATTGCATTTAGGGAGAGGTTTTACAGTCTGCTT GCCACTACATCCATTGATGAACCGTCCTTTATACAAATATGGAATCTACTCGACATAATATCAATCTTTTCGGATAATG AACAGTGTGAGCCCGGTCTTATATTTTGGCTGATTGAGGAATTACTTGATAGCCAAACTATTGATGGCTGTCGCAAAGTTTTTGACTATCTCGAGTCTCGAAGAGAACGAAATACCAAA AAACACTTTAAGCAGAAAAGTTTAATCATTTTGAGATCCTGCAACGAGTTGCTGCGGAGGCTTTCGCGAGCCGAAGATACTGTATTTTGTGGACGTGTCtttatcttcctcttccagagtTTTCCGCTAGGAGACAAGAGCGCCGTCAACCTTCGGGGCGAATATCATACCGAGAATGTCACTACTTTCGACGAAATCCCTGAACTCGACACCAGTGTGTTAGATGAGGCGGATGTGGTAATGTCTGACGAGCAGGGACCGCCAACGACTACTGAAGGCcagcaagaaaacaacgaTACTAAAGCGCCGTCTATCGCGGATCCTCAGGCCCCTGTTCAAGATCAACCGGCAGCCCCGAAAGTCATCATTTCGCAAGaggaaggtgttgatgagaAGGCAAACGACTTGAACAAGCTCTACCCTACGTTCTGGGGCCTCCAGGCATATTTCTCTGCTCCAACAAGGATATTTGACCCCCAACACTTCGCCACATTCAGGACGGGACTTGAGGCCACTCTTTCTGCCTTCAAATCAGTTAACACAGATCTTGAAAGTTCAGGCACGAGCAAGACGTCCGAAGAGCTTCGAAAATCCAACAAACGGAAGAGAACTTCAGACGGCCAGGAAATTGCAAGCAGTTTCAACCCGAAGTATCTGACAAGCAGGGATTTGTTTGACCTTGAG GTCAATGACACAGCGTTTCGGAGGCATGTTCTGGTTCAGGCGCTTATTCTTTTGGATTTCATGCTCTCACTTACTCCTAAGGCCAAAGCAAAGCTAGCCGAATTGACTAACAAATCTGTACTCTACGGTTTTGTGTTGAATGAGGACGAT GCTAAATGGGCAGTCAAGATGAGAAAGGCGATAGAAGAGTATCTGCAGGAAGGCGTCGGCGGAAAATTCTACTATCGAATGGTGGACACCGTTTTGTCGAGGGACAAAAATTGGGTCCGTTGGAAAGCCGAAGGCTGTCCCCTGATTGAGAGACCTCCTGTTTCTGTATCGGACTACCTCGGTGCTCGTGAGCATGCAACTAAAGTCTACGCCAACAAGCGCCTTCGGTCTTCACCTATGGGCTCGCTAAATTTGAACTTCCTCTCCGAAGGCGAATCACTGGCCGGTCTTGAGAGGCTTAAGGAACCTCAAAG GTTCGCGGTACCTTCCTCTGATTCGTTTATGATGGGCATAATGGACGATGAGTTAGATATGGATACTGCCCAGACGAAGGAGGATAAAGAGAACGCCACACGCGCTAAAGCGAGCAAGACTTGGCGTGTATTAAGACTTTCGGCTAAAAGCAAGCTCGCGGCGTTCGACAAGATTGAGGATGGCAAAAATCTAAAGCTGCTTTTTGAGGCCCCACAGCCTTCCGAAGGCACTCCCCAAGTTCTTGAAGGCACCCCTCAGGCCCATGAGACGATGACGAAAGCCTCAACCGAGGGCGAGTCTGGTGGTTCGGGGCATGATCATGGGTCTAATAGCTCCGAACAAGGAAATGTCACTGTTGCCACCGAGAAAGGTTCAGCGGACTCGAAGgacgcagcagcagcagcaacaacaacagacaCATGA